In Rattus norvegicus strain BN/NHsdMcwi chromosome 1, GRCr8, whole genome shotgun sequence, a genomic segment contains:
- the Mrgprb4 gene encoding mas-related G-protein coupled receptor member B4: MSPTTQAWSINNTVVKENYYTEILSCITTFNTLNFLIVIISVVGMAGNATVLWLLGFHMHRNAFSVYVLNLAGADFLYLCAQTVYSLECVLQFDNSYFYFLLTILMFNYLAGFCMIAAISTERCLSVTWPIWYHCQRPRHTSATVCALFWAFSLLLSLLLGQGCGFLFSKFDYSFCRYCNFIATAFLIVIFMVLFVSSLALLAKIICGSHRIPVTRFYVTIALTVLVFIFFGLPIGICVFLLPWIHMMLSSFFYEMVTLLSCVNSCANPIIYFFVGSIRHHRLQRQTLKLLLQRAMQDTPEEEGGERGPSQKSEDLEVVRCSS; the protein is encoded by the coding sequence ATGAGTCCAACCACCCAAGCCTGGAGCATTAACAACACAGTAGTGAAGGAAAATTACTACACTGAAATTTTATCCTGTATCACCACGTTCAATACCCTGAATTTTCTTATTGTCATCATTTCTGTGGTTGGAATGGCAGGAAATGCCACAGTGCTGTGGCTTCTAGGCTTCCACATGCATAGGAATGCCTTCTCCGTCTATGTCCTCAACCTGGCTGGTGCTGATTTCTTGTACCTCTGTGCTCAGACTGTGTACTCCCTGGAGTGTGTCCTTCAGTTTGATAACAGctacttttattttctcctcACTATATTAATGTTTAATTACCTTGCAGGTTTCTGTATGATTGCAGCCATCAGTACTGAGCGCTGCCTATCTGTTACGTGGCCCATCTGGTATCACTGCCAAAGACCAAGACACACATCAGCCACCGTGTGTGCTCTGTTCTGGGCTTTCTCTCTACTGTTGAGCCTTCTGTTAGGGCAAGGCTGTGGCTTCCTGTTTAGTAAATTTGATTATTCTTTCTGTAGGTATTGTAACTTTATCGCTACGGCATTTCTAATAGTAATATTCATGGTTCTTTTTGTGTCCAGCCTAGCCCTCTTGGCCAAAATCATCTGTGGATCACATAGGATTCCTGTGACCAGGTTCTATGTGACCATTGCTCTCACAGTGCTGGTCTTCATATTTTTTGGTCTGCCCATTGGGATCTGCGTGTTCCTCTTACCCTGGATTCATATGatgctctcttcctttttttatgaAATGGTAACACTCCTGTCCTGTGTTAACAGCTGTGCCAATCCCATCATTTACTTCTTTGTTGGCTCGATTAGACATCACAGGTTACAACGGCAGACTCTGAAGCTACTCCTTCAGAGAGCCATGCAGGACACTCCTGAGGAAGAGGGTGGAGAGAGGGGTCCTTCACAAAAGTCTGAGGACCTGGAAGTAGTCCGATGCAGTAGTTAA